In candidate division KSB1 bacterium, the DNA window ATAAGAAGCACCAAGCTTCGCTTGCGCGCTAACGCGATTATCACGCGCAAAAGGTTTAAGAGCACTGTGGCTGAGAATGCAAAATGAACTTCGTGAGAGCACAGGCACTCTCAAAAAACCGGCGCCCTTTTGTCGCGTGCATGAAAAGTTAGCCTCAAGCCCGATTTACTTCTACATGAGGTTATCGCCTCGTGGATTTCTACTTGAGCAACATGAGTTTCTTTGTATGCGTATACTTGCCCGCCTTAATTCGATAGAAATAAATACCGCTCGGTAAACCAGTAGCATTGAAGACAACTTTATAACTCCCGGGCGTAAGCATATCATCCACGAGCCTGGCAACTTCTCTTCCGGTAATATCGAATACCTTTAGTTTGACCGGTGAACGCTTCTCAAGAGCAAACTCAATAGTCGTGGATGGATTAAAAGGATTCGGATAATTCTGTTCCAGCACAAAAGAAGATGGTCTGGCGGAGGCGACTTCCTCGACCTTTGTTGTGGATGCGAGACTACGAAATACGCCGGCGCCGGAAGTGCCGGCAAAAATGTGCCCGGTGCTGTTGGTGGCAAGAGCACTGACATTAGAGTTGGTCAAGCCGGTATTGATTTCGTTCCAGTTGTCTCCGTTATCGGTGGAGCGAAAGACGCCGCCAGACGTTCCGGCAAAAATCTCTCCCAGGCTGTTTATGGCAAGAGCTGCCACCCGGGTACTCGTCAAGCCGGTATTCATTTGATTCCAGTTATTTCCATTATCAGTGGAACGAAACACACCACGGTTGGACCCGGCAAAAACGTCACCGCCGCT includes these proteins:
- a CDS encoding T9SS type A sorting domain-containing protein, with translation AVAINSSGDIFAGTAGGVFRSTDNGDNWSEINTGLANTDIRALAINSNDHIFAGTAGGLFRSTDNGDNWLEINAGLPTNTAVGTLAINSGGDVFAGSNRGVFRSTDNGNNWNQMNTGLTSTRVAALAINSLGEIFAGTSGGVFRSTDNGDNWNEINTGLTNSNVSALATNSTGHIFAGTSGAGVFRSLASTTKVEEVASARPSSFVLEQNYPNPFNPSTTIEFALEKRSPVKLKVFDITGREVARLVDDMLTPGSYKVVFNATGLPSGIYFYRIKAGKYTHTKKLMLLK